The proteins below come from a single Parcubacteria group bacterium genomic window:
- the atpH gene encoding ATP synthase F1 subunit delta, with protein MRVTSAQYAKSLYEATLDKSHSEVDVLVSNFVKILAKNGQMRLTREILRKFETVSNMKNGIVVAQVISQEKLSSEMLEKLTRFIKEKYQAEKVEIENTVDDKIKGGVIVKVGDEIFDASVKGQLKKMRNVLNH; from the coding sequence ATGCGAGTAACATCAGCGCAATACGCAAAATCATTATACGAAGCGACTCTGGACAAATCTCACAGCGAGGTTGATGTTTTGGTTTCTAATTTTGTGAAAATTCTGGCGAAAAATGGACAGATGCGACTGACGCGGGAAATTTTGCGAAAATTTGAAACGGTGTCGAATATGAAAAATGGGATTGTTGTGGCGCAGGTTATTTCTCAGGAAAAGTTGAGTTCAGAAATGCTTGAAAAGCTAACTAGGTTTATTAAGGAAAAATATCAAGCAGAGAAAGTGGAGATCGAAAATACGGTTGATGATAAAATCAAGGGTGGAGTGATTGTGAAAGTGGGGGATGAGATTTTTGATGCGAGCGTGAAGGGGCAGTTGAAGAAGATGCGAAACGTTCTGAACCACT
- the atpF gene encoding F0F1 ATP synthase subunit B codes for MDELIKTFHIEVNLLVAQMVNFAIVLWVLYKFAYKPVLKTLNSRTNKIEKGLEDADAAGKKLEEIVEKEKAVMAKAKKEAQEIIKTAEDQAKANSMSIVLEARNQGEKLLVGAKSQIEQEKNKMLSEVKGEIANLVVLATEKIIGEKLDKEKDKELIEKAIR; via the coding sequence ATGGATGAACTCATCAAAACATTTCATATCGAGGTCAACCTCTTGGTGGCGCAGATGGTCAATTTTGCCATCGTCCTTTGGGTGCTTTACAAATTCGCCTACAAGCCGGTTTTGAAGACGCTCAACAGTCGGACGAACAAGATTGAAAAAGGTCTCGAAGACGCTGATGCTGCCGGAAAGAAGCTGGAAGAGATTGTTGAAAAAGAAAAAGCAGTCATGGCTAAGGCAAAAAAAGAAGCGCAAGAAATTATTAAAACTGCCGAAGATCAGGCTAAGGCTAATTCGATGAGTATCGTGCTTGAAGCGAGAAACCAGGGCGAGAAACTGCTAGTTGGCGCCAAGAGTCAGATCGAGCAAGAAAAAAATAAGATGCTCTCGGAAGTGAAAGGTGAGATTGCAAATTTGGTAGTTTTAGCGACGGAGAAGATTATTGGGGAGAAATTGGATAAGGAAAAAGATAAAGAGTTAATCGAAAAAGCAATTAGGTAA
- a CDS encoding ATP synthase F0 subunit C, whose amino-acid sequence MDTVMLAKALAIGLGSIAPALAIGKIGAKAMESIGRNPECTEKILVPMLLAAAFAEAVAIYALVIAFSIK is encoded by the coding sequence ATGGATACAGTAATGTTAGCTAAAGCTTTGGCTATCGGATTGGGATCAATTGCTCCAGCGCTGGCGATTGGAAAGATCGGCGCAAAGGCGATGGAATCAATCGGGCGAAACCCGGAGTGCACAGAAAAAATTCTCGTGCCGATGCTTCTCGCAGCTGCGTTTGCTGAAGCGGTGGCGATTTATGCCTTGGTTATCGCTTTTTCGATCAAATAA
- a CDS encoding FoF1 ATP synthase subunit a has translation MAEQTVTTNSQEIAQTPNADASHEATLFAEPLGHIGHLTVTNSLLASWVAVFILVIFLVSVGRKLKKVPRGVQNIFELLLEKALEMADSVTGSRKKSEKFLPISLALFLFIFVNNWLGLIPGMGTIGFNETEGGHHLFIPLLRGGTADINTTLALALIAVIASHVMGVLVVGAWNYFNKFVNVKLLLEIPGKIRKDYTVVLVNPIKVFVGLVEVISEFAKVASLTFRLFGNIFAGEVLLASMMALFAYALPLPFMFLEMIVGIIQALIFAILALVYMTIAVEQHEH, from the coding sequence ATGGCAGAACAAACAGTCACAACGAATAGCCAGGAAATTGCTCAAACGCCAAATGCTGATGCGAGTCATGAAGCGACGCTGTTTGCTGAACCGTTGGGGCATATCGGCCATCTCACTGTCACTAATTCGCTGCTTGCCAGCTGGGTGGCAGTTTTTATTTTAGTCATTTTTCTTGTGTCCGTCGGTAGAAAACTTAAAAAAGTACCTAGAGGCGTGCAAAATATTTTTGAATTGCTTTTGGAAAAGGCCTTGGAAATGGCAGATAGCGTGACTGGATCACGCAAAAAATCAGAAAAGTTTTTGCCCATCTCTTTGGCGCTTTTTTTATTCATTTTTGTGAACAACTGGCTGGGACTGATTCCTGGAATGGGGACGATCGGTTTTAATGAAACAGAGGGTGGACATCATTTATTTATCCCGCTTCTCCGCGGAGGCACTGCAGACATCAACACAACATTAGCACTGGCGCTGATTGCAGTCATCGCGTCTCACGTGATGGGGGTGCTGGTTGTAGGAGCTTGGAATTATTTCAATAAATTTGTGAATGTGAAATTGCTTTTGGAAATCCCCGGAAAAATCCGCAAGGATTATACGGTTGTGCTCGTTAATCCGATCAAGGTTTTTGTGGGGCTGGTCGAGGTGATTAGTGAATTTGCTAAAGTGGCTTCGCTCACATTCCGGCTTTTTGGCAATATTTTTGCCGGAGAGGTGCTGTTGGCTTCGATGATGGCGCTGTTTGCCTATGCCTTGCCTTTGCCGTTTATGTTTTTAGAAATGATTGTGGGTATCATTCAGGCGCTCATTTTTGCGATACTAGCACTGGTATATATGACAATCGCAGTAGAACAGCATGAGCATTAG
- a CDS encoding AtpZ/AtpI family protein: MNSKKKETKMLWWQPSLVLFGRLSGWIGGPVIIALFLGKWLDKRYSTEPKLFLLCVGVALVVSTYGIVKDSLEAMKQIDKEADEKKQLKNNSENPPRP, translated from the coding sequence ATGAATAGTAAGAAAAAGGAAACAAAGATGCTGTGGTGGCAGCCAAGTTTGGTTTTGTTCGGACGACTGAGTGGTTGGATCGGCGGGCCAGTCATTATCGCATTATTTCTGGGAAAGTGGCTGGACAAAAGATATTCCACTGAGCCGAAATTGTTTCTGCTGTGTGTGGGAGTGGCTCTTGTTGTTTCAACTTACGGAATAGTCAAGGACTCATTGGAGGCAATGAAACAGATCGACAAGGAAGCTGATGAAAAGAAACAATTAAAAAATAATTCAGAAAATCCTCCTCGCCCTTAG
- a CDS encoding NUDIX hydrolase, which produces MINKIEEWEELSREIVFQKYSRKIEKVIFRLTNGKEKDFYIKKEGPAVGILAITKDEQVILVKQYRPGPGKILDELPGGYVDSGESPKQAAERELLEETGYEGKMQLVTMAYDCAYSTMNRCCMVATNCEKVANQKLDDSEFAEIVLLSLDDFRQLLRSGKMTDVEVGYLGLDYLKLL; this is translated from the coding sequence ATGATTAATAAGATTGAAGAATGGGAAGAGCTGTCTCGCGAAATCGTTTTTCAAAAATATAGCCGGAAAATTGAAAAGGTTATATTTCGATTAACGAATGGAAAAGAAAAGGACTTCTATATTAAGAAAGAGGGTCCTGCAGTAGGAATACTTGCCATAACAAAAGATGAGCAAGTGATTTTAGTTAAGCAGTATAGACCCGGTCCTGGTAAAATTCTCGATGAGCTTCCTGGCGGATATGTGGATAGTGGTGAATCTCCAAAACAGGCCGCAGAAAGAGAGTTACTTGAAGAAACTGGTTATGAAGGTAAAATGCAATTGGTAACTATGGCATATGACTGTGCTTATTCAACTATGAATAGATGCTGCATGGTCGCAACAAACTGCGAAAAAGTTGCGAATCAAAAACTAGACGATAGTGAATTCGCAGAAATTGTACTGTTGTCACTGGATGACTTTCGTCAGCTCCTGAGAAGTGGTAAGATGACCGACGTTGAGGTAGGATACTTGGGGTTAGATTATTTGAAGTTGTTGTGA
- a CDS encoding TatD family hydrolase, translating into MLIETHAHIDDKQFDADRDEVIARAFEGGVEKIINIGAGLGSSQRSVVLAEKYANIFCSIGLHPHYFMEYVEKSFDKIPEFKALSASKEIVAIGEIGLDYFIPDGSLVTDAQKELQKKGFALQLEFAKELKLPVILHCRGSRPVAPSPYREADDAYEDVFAIISKFPDLKFVWHSFGGRLEFAKKVLEKTNMLISFAGNITYNKPGAEIFEVIKKIPLEKIMLETDCPYLAPVPMRGKRNEPSFVKYVAQKIAEVKNIDFEEVAKITSETAERFFDL; encoded by the coding sequence ATGCTAATTGAAACTCACGCTCACATTGATGACAAACAATTCGATGCTGACCGCGACGAGGTGATCGCGCGGGCATTTGAGGGTGGCGTGGAAAAAATCATCAACATCGGCGCGGGGTTGGGGAGTAGCCAGCGCAGTGTGGTTTTGGCTGAGAAATATGCCAATATTTTTTGTTCGATCGGTCTTCACCCGCATTATTTTATGGAATATGTTGAGAAAAGTTTTGACAAGATTCCAGAATTTAAAGCACTATCTGCGAGCAAAGAAATCGTGGCGATCGGGGAAATCGGTCTGGACTATTTTATTCCCGATGGGAGCTTGGTCACTGACGCGCAAAAAGAATTGCAGAAAAAAGGTTTTGCTTTGCAGTTGGAATTTGCAAAAGAATTGAAATTGCCGGTCATTTTGCATTGTCGCGGATCGAGGCCTGTTGCGCCAAGTCCATATCGCGAAGCGGATGATGCCTACGAAGATGTTTTTGCAATCATTTCTAAATTTCCCGATTTGAAGTTTGTCTGGCATAGTTTTGGTGGACGGTTGGAATTTGCAAAAAAAGTTTTAGAAAAAACCAATATGCTAATTTCTTTTGCTGGCAATATTACTTACAACAAACCTGGCGCGGAAATTTTTGAGGTGATTAAAAAAATCCCGCTTGAGAAAATTATGCTCGAAACCGATTGTCCATACTTAGCACCAGTGCCGATGCGGGGAAAAAGGAACGAGCCAAGTTTCGTGAAATATGTGGCGCAAAAAATTGCGGAGGTGAAAAATATTGATTTTGAGGAAGTGGCAAAAATTACATCAGAAACGGCGGAGCGGTTTTTTGATTTATAG
- the metG gene encoding methionine--tRNA ligase — MKNKFYITTTLPYVNAKPHIGFAKEIVEADVLARFHREQGEEVFFNTGTDEHGQKIYQKAIELGMDAQSYCDSVVPEFDKLKASLNLSYDNFIRTTDAEHIKAVQEFWKLCEKNGDIYKKNYKVKYCVGCELEKTDSELIDGKCPDHPNMEIETIEEENYFFRFSAYQEKLLELYKNNPDFVVPAKRMNEVRSFVERGLEDFSISRLKSKMAWGVPVPGDDEHVMYVWFDALVNYISTLGWPNNLENFEKFWPGVQVCGKDNLRQQSAMWQAMLMSAKLSNSKQVFVNGFITVDGQKMSKSLGNVISPYEMVEKFGTDATRYLLLAGANFGEDFDITWEKLIERYNADLANGLGNLLSRVIKLAENFKFQIPNFNPPVGGPNDSISNFLNKMEFDQALSDIWKIIADNNKFIGDNKPWELAKTDEVKFGEVMEKLLTDISLISELLSPFMPGTSEKIKKALETKKLDEVLFQRIK; from the coding sequence ATGAAAAACAAATTTTACATCACAACCACGTTGCCCTATGTCAATGCTAAGCCACACATTGGCTTTGCCAAGGAAATTGTTGAAGCGGACGTGCTGGCGCGCTTTCATCGCGAACAAGGTGAGGAAGTGTTTTTTAATACTGGAACAGATGAACATGGGCAAAAAATCTATCAAAAAGCAATTGAGCTGGGGATGGACGCGCAAAGTTATTGTGATAGCGTTGTGCCGGAATTTGATAAACTGAAAGCCTCGCTCAATTTGAGCTATGATAACTTTATCCGAACAACAGACGCGGAGCATATCAAAGCCGTACAGGAATTTTGGAAGCTTTGTGAAAAGAACGGCGATATATATAAGAAAAATTATAAGGTAAAATATTGCGTCGGGTGTGAGCTGGAAAAAACTGATTCGGAACTGATCGATGGGAAATGTCCGGATCATCCCAATATGGAAATTGAGACCATCGAAGAAGAGAATTATTTTTTCCGCTTTTCTGCCTATCAAGAAAAGCTATTGGAATTATATAAGAATAATCCGGATTTTGTCGTGCCGGCCAAGAGGATGAATGAGGTGCGGAGCTTTGTGGAAAGGGGACTGGAGGATTTTAGCATATCGCGACTCAAAAGCAAGATGGCCTGGGGCGTGCCGGTTCCGGGTGATGATGAGCATGTGATGTATGTTTGGTTTGATGCACTGGTAAATTATATCTCAACCCTGGGCTGGCCGAATAACTTGGAAAATTTTGAAAAATTTTGGCCGGGAGTGCAAGTCTGCGGAAAGGATAATTTGCGCCAGCAATCAGCGATGTGGCAGGCAATGCTCATGTCAGCAAAACTTTCTAATTCTAAGCAAGTTTTTGTGAATGGTTTTATTACGGTCGATGGACAAAAAATGAGCAAATCCCTTGGCAATGTTATTTCACCCTATGAAATGGTAGAAAAGTTCGGCACAGACGCAACGCGTTATCTGCTTTTAGCCGGGGCGAATTTTGGTGAAGATTTTGATATTACTTGGGAAAAATTAATTGAGAGATATAATGCTGATTTGGCGAATGGATTGGGGAATCTTTTATCGCGAGTGATTAAGCTTGCTGAGAATTTCAAATTTCAAATTCCAAATTTCAATCCGCCAGTTGGCGGACCGAATGACTCAATTTCCAATTTTCTAAACAAGATGGAATTTGATCAGGCGCTATCAGATATTTGGAAAATTATTGCGGATAATAATAAATTTATTGGAGATAATAAGCCATGGGAACTGGCGAAAACTGACGAGGTTAAATTTGGAGAAGTGATGGAAAAATTACTAACAGACATTTCGCTAATTTCAGAATTACTTTCACCTTTCATGCCTGGAACTTCCGAGAAAATTAAAAAAGCACTGGAAACAAAAAAACTGGATGAAGTTTTATTTCAAAGAATTAAGTAG
- a CDS encoding four helix bundle suffix domain-containing protein, producing MQPYKKLFTYWFSVVIYDHTVVFCDRWIRSYKLKEQMLGAARSGKQNIVEGSDDMGTSMKIAIKLSGTSKGSLEELTGDLEDFLRQNNLNEWGKTDMRTIKFRRESSKLIKYLSSSRNVAILKTVKLPEDQERASNWLLTLCHQATYLLHKQIIALEEKHTKEGGFTEKLYKKRKEYRGY from the coding sequence ATGCAGCCGTATAAAAAATTATTTACATATTGGTTTTCTGTGGTTATTTATGATCATACTGTTGTATTTTGTGATCGTTGGATAAGGAGCTATAAGTTAAAAGAACAAATGCTGGGAGCCGCAAGAAGCGGAAAACAAAATATTGTGGAGGGTTCTGATGATATGGGAACATCAATGAAGATTGCGATAAAACTTTCTGGAACTTCCAAGGGTTCCCTGGAGGAGCTTACTGGAGACTTGGAAGATTTTTTACGGCAGAATAATCTGAATGAGTGGGGAAAAACTGATATGCGAACAATTAAGTTTAGAAGAGAAAGCTCGAAGCTAATAAAATATTTGAGTAGTTCGAGAAATGTTGCTATTCTCAAAACAGTAAAACTTCCGGAAGATCAAGAGCGTGCATCCAATTGGCTCTTAACGCTTTGTCACCAAGCGACGTACTTGTTGCACAAGCAAATAATAGCACTGGAAGAAAAACATACAAAAGAGGGTGGATTTACTGAAAAATTATATAAAAAAAGAAAAGAGTATAGAGGCTACTGA
- the rsmI gene encoding 16S rRNA (cytidine(1402)-2'-O)-methyltransferase, with amino-acid sequence MNSGILYIVATPIGNLGDITNRAIETLEKVDLVVCEDTRTSRKLLDRYEIKTSTTSFYQIQREGGAKKPVPKLDYLTAELTSGKNIALITDAGTPGISDPGNQLVARAVENSIAVIPVPGVSALTTLASVSGIDLTRFVFLGFPPHKKGRETFFKEVVAQKYPVSYFESPHRLIKNLELLKSLAPEKKIILGRELTKMFEEIVRGTIEEVLGYFLENKDKVKGEVVLIVY; translated from the coding sequence ATGAATTCTGGTATATTATACATCGTAGCGACGCCGATTGGTAATCTAGGTGATATTACTAATCGGGCAATTGAGACCTTGGAAAAGGTCGATTTAGTCGTGTGCGAGGATACGCGGACCAGTCGCAAGCTTTTGGATCGCTATGAGATTAAAACGTCGACGACTTCTTTCTATCAAATTCAACGAGAAGGCGGAGCAAAAAAACCGGTGCCAAAATTAGATTATCTGACAGCAGAACTGACGAGCGGAAAAAATATCGCGCTGATCACGGACGCGGGAACGCCGGGTATATCAGACCCGGGTAATCAGTTGGTGGCGCGCGCGGTGGAAAATTCTATCGCTGTCATTCCGGTTCCCGGCGTCAGCGCGCTCACGACTTTGGCAAGCGTTTCCGGAATTGATCTTACCCGCTTTGTGTTCCTAGGTTTTCCACCGCACAAAAAAGGCCGAGAAACTTTTTTTAAAGAAGTCGTCGCGCAAAAATATCCAGTCAGCTATTTCGAATCTCCTCATCGTCTCATCAAAAATCTGGAACTGCTAAAAAGTCTGGCACCGGAGAAAAAAATTATCCTCGGTCGCGAGCTGACAAAAATGTTCGAAGAAATCGTACGCGGAACAATTGAGGAAGTTTTAGGATATTTTTTGGAGAATAAAGATAAAGTTAAAGGAGAGGTTGTATTAATCGTGTATTAA
- a CDS encoding AI-2E family transporter produces the protein MQKNEIEISTGIVFRTILILLGLWFMYLVMDVIALVFIAVIITSAMDPLVDWLQRWKIPRTAGVLGLFFLLFLAIGLAISFLIPPMIAQFQDFSQNFPSYFQSGATSLSHLKDFFASKNIQLDLEQLSNNFSRSLTGLSGDIFSTTANVFSGFISIIVVFSLAFYMTVEENGIKKFIISVTPDRFKNYAANLATRVKEKIGKWMLGQLLLMLIIFVLDAIGLYLVGVPYALILAIFAGVMEIVPYIGPIISAIPGIILGFLISPTTGFLALLVYLIAQQVENHVIVPQVMKKAVGLNPVATIIALLVGLRLGGVLGAILAIPVATAISLVINDFMERRKAE, from the coding sequence ATGCAAAAAAATGAAATTGAAATTTCGACCGGAATAGTTTTTCGCACCATCCTCATCCTCCTGGGACTATGGTTTATGTATCTTGTGATGGATGTGATCGCTTTGGTTTTTATCGCGGTAATTATTACTTCGGCGATGGACCCGCTAGTGGACTGGTTACAGAGGTGGAAAATTCCGCGTACGGCCGGTGTTTTAGGGTTGTTTTTTTTGCTATTTCTCGCCATTGGCCTAGCCATTTCATTTCTTATCCCGCCGATGATTGCTCAGTTTCAGGATTTTTCCCAAAATTTTCCCAGCTATTTCCAATCTGGAGCGACCTCTCTTTCTCATTTGAAAGATTTTTTTGCTAGCAAAAATATCCAGCTTGATCTAGAACAATTGTCGAATAATTTTTCCAGATCACTAACAGGACTTTCGGGAGATATTTTTTCTACAACGGCCAATGTTTTTTCCGGGTTCATTTCCATAATCGTGGTTTTTTCTCTGGCGTTCTATATGACAGTCGAGGAAAATGGAATCAAGAAGTTCATCATCTCGGTTACGCCGGATCGTTTTAAAAATTATGCCGCTAACCTTGCAACAAGAGTCAAAGAAAAGATTGGGAAATGGATGCTGGGGCAATTACTTTTGATGCTCATAATTTTTGTCCTGGATGCGATCGGACTTTATTTGGTCGGTGTTCCTTACGCGCTGATCCTGGCGATTTTTGCCGGTGTGATGGAAATAGTTCCCTATATCGGGCCGATCATTTCCGCCATTCCTGGTATAATTTTAGGCTTTTTGATTTCTCCCACAACGGGATTTCTCGCCCTTCTCGTCTATCTTATCGCGCAACAGGTGGAAAATCACGTGATTGTTCCTCAAGTGATGAAAAAAGCGGTCGGACTCAATCCGGTCGCAACGATCATTGCTCTTCTTGTGGGCTTGCGTCTGGGTGGAGTGTTGGGTGCAATTTTGGCCATTCCAGTGGCAACTGCGATCAGTTTGGTAATTAACGATTTTATGGAGAGAAGAAAGGCAGAATAG
- a CDS encoding pitrilysin family protein — translation MNYKKTNLKNGLRILTVPMLETQTVTVVVIVGVGSRYEAEKEAGLSHFIEHMFFKGTEKRPTTLSIAEELDAIGGEFNAFTSKDSTGYYVKVDAKHIDTALDVVSDMYLHSKIEEVELEKERGTIIQELNMYEDMPMRNVGDVFENLLYPGTDLGRDIIGYKKTINSFKRKDFLKYMKRFYLSNDTVICVAGKFDEKKLVERVKKYFREMSDGKKPQLKKVKETQKVPAVKIKFKKTDQTQLILGARAYDQYSERRFALSLLSIILGGNMSSRLFMEVREKKGLAYYVRTNTESFEECGYLATQAGVEHKNLTLALETILAEYKKIATEKVPEKELQKAKDYIKGKMVMGMEASDEVAMFFVGQELSRREILKREEIFRRVDSVTPEDILQVAKDIFQNKKLNLAIIGPHKNSEKLQKLLSI, via the coding sequence ATGAATTATAAAAAAACCAATCTAAAAAACGGCCTGAGAATTTTGACCGTGCCGATGCTTGAGACGCAAACTGTGACGGTTGTGGTGATAGTGGGTGTCGGCAGTCGCTATGAAGCGGAAAAGGAAGCTGGGCTTTCTCATTTTATCGAGCATATGTTTTTTAAGGGAACGGAAAAAAGGCCAACGACACTTTCAATTGCGGAAGAATTGGATGCGATTGGCGGAGAATTCAATGCTTTCACTTCCAAAGATTCGACTGGCTATTATGTCAAAGTTGACGCCAAGCACATTGACACAGCGCTGGATGTTGTGTCGGATATGTATCTGCATTCCAAAATCGAAGAAGTGGAACTGGAAAAAGAGCGCGGAACGATCATCCAGGAATTGAATATGTATGAGGATATGCCGATGCGCAACGTTGGCGATGTGTTTGAAAATTTGCTCTATCCGGGAACTGATCTGGGGCGGGATATTATTGGGTACAAAAAAACGATCAATAGTTTCAAGCGCAAGGATTTTTTGAAATATATGAAACGGTTCTATCTCTCTAATGACACTGTGATTTGTGTGGCGGGAAAGTTTGATGAAAAGAAACTGGTGGAGCGGGTGAAAAAATATTTCCGCGAAATGTCTGACGGCAAAAAACCACAACTCAAAAAAGTGAAAGAAACGCAAAAAGTTCCGGCGGTGAAGATTAAATTTAAAAAAACTGATCAGACGCAATTGATTTTGGGTGCGCGCGCCTATGACCAATATAGTGAAAGGCGTTTCGCACTTTCCTTGCTTTCGATTATTCTCGGCGGGAATATGTCTAGTCGGCTGTTTATGGAAGTGCGAGAGAAAAAAGGTTTAGCCTATTATGTCCGCACTAACACTGAATCATTTGAGGAGTGTGGATATCTGGCGACACAAGCGGGCGTGGAACATAAAAATCTGACGCTAGCGCTAGAAACAATTTTAGCTGAATACAAAAAGATTGCGACGGAAAAAGTGCCGGAAAAGGAATTACAAAAAGCCAAGGATTACATCAAAGGCAAGATGGTAATGGGGATGGAAGCGTCGGACGAGGTCGCAATGTTTTTTGTCGGGCAGGAACTTTCGCGGCGTGAGATTTTGAAGCGGGAAGAAATTTTCCGCCGGGTCGATTCAGTGACACCGGAAGATATTTTGCAAGTGGCAAAAGATATTTTTCAAAATAAAAAATTAAATTTAGCAATTATCGGACCGCACAAGAATAGTGAAAAGTTGCAAAAATTATTGAGTATTTAA
- a CDS encoding carboxypeptidase M32: MNQNDIEKFREKLAELYHLNSAITVLNWDQEVNMPTKGNELRAKTIANLSGILHDKFTSSDFSKLIKSAKKEMDAGKLNDENACIVREVWREFSREKKLPLAFVKELSETTSRSQMIWAKARKENNFKLFLPELKKIVALKRKEAELVGYAGSPYNALLDTYEPYMRVEEIEMIFDELKNFLIPFLAKIKKSKVKIDRKVLKGKFEIGKQIEFNKLIAGKMGFDFEAGRLDVSTHPFSTNFHAEDVRMTTRYDEKDIFSSLNSTIHESGHSLYEQGIKVENFGSPLGESISHGVHESQSRMWENLVGRGKNFWKYFYPKLIREFPGHFKKIKFEDFYRAINAVKPSLIRVDADEVTYNLHIILRFEIEKDLIEGSIEVEDLPKIWNDKMKEYFGVIVPNDALGVLQDVHWSGGNIGYFPTYTLGNLYSTQFYATAKKDILNLEKEIALGHLEHLREWLRKNIHIHGKLYSASELVKNITSEGLNGQYFIDYIKNKYSEIYKLNT, translated from the coding sequence ATGAATCAAAACGATATTGAAAAATTTAGAGAAAAATTGGCGGAACTGTATCACCTAAATTCTGCCATTACTGTTTTGAATTGGGATCAGGAAGTGAATATGCCCACAAAGGGCAATGAGTTGCGCGCAAAGACAATTGCGAATCTCTCAGGTATCCTTCACGATAAATTTACTTCGTCTGATTTTTCAAAATTAATTAAATCTGCGAAGAAGGAAATGGACGCAGGAAAGTTAAACGATGAAAACGCCTGTATTGTGCGAGAAGTTTGGCGTGAATTTTCTCGCGAAAAGAAATTGCCATTAGCATTTGTCAAAGAACTATCTGAGACAACTTCGCGCTCGCAGATGATTTGGGCGAAAGCGCGCAAGGAAAACAATTTTAAATTATTTTTGCCGGAGTTGAAAAAAATTGTTGCGCTTAAAAGAAAAGAAGCAGAGCTTGTTGGATATGCTGGTTCGCCATATAACGCCCTGCTTGATACGTATGAGCCATATATGCGAGTTGAGGAAATTGAGATGATTTTTGACGAGCTTAAGAATTTTTTAATTCCATTTCTTGCAAAAATTAAAAAATCAAAAGTAAAAATTGATAGAAAAGTGTTAAAAGGTAAATTTGAGATTGGAAAACAAATTGAGTTCAATAAGCTCATCGCAGGGAAGATGGGATTTGATTTTGAAGCTGGAAGGTTAGATGTTAGTACGCACCCATTTTCGACAAATTTTCATGCCGAGGATGTTAGGATGACGACTCGCTATGACGAAAAAGACATTTTTTCTTCATTGAATAGTACGATTCATGAATCAGGCCATTCGTTGTATGAGCAGGGGATTAAGGTGGAAAATTTTGGTTCTCCGCTCGGAGAATCAATTTCACACGGGGTGCATGAATCACAATCGCGCATGTGGGAAAATTTAGTTGGGAGAGGTAAGAATTTTTGGAAGTATTTTTATCCAAAACTTATAAGGGAATTTCCTGGACATTTTAAAAAAATTAAATTCGAAGATTTTTACAGGGCGATCAATGCCGTAAAGCCAAGTCTGATTAGAGTTGACGCGGATGAAGTGACTTATAATCTGCATATTATCCTGCGTTTTGAGATTGAGAAAGATTTAATTGAGGGAAGTATTGAAGTTGAAGATTTGCCGAAGATTTGGAATGATAAAATGAAAGAATATTTTGGCGTTATTGTACCGAATGATGCCCTTGGAGTTCTGCAGGATGTTCATTGGTCAGGTGGAAATATAGGATATTTTCCAACATACACTCTGGGGAACTTATACTCCACACAATTTTATGCTACAGCAAAAAAAGACATTTTAAATCTTGAAAAAGAAATTGCTCTTGGGCATTTAGAGCATCTGCGAGAATGGCTTAGAAAAAATATTCATATTCATGGAAAACTTTATTCTGCGAGCGAGCTGGTTAAAAATATTACAAGCGAGGGTTTAAATGGACAGTATTTCATTGATTATATCAAGAATAAGTATTCAGAAATTTATAAATTAAATACCTAG